The following are from one region of the Paenibacillus sp. KS-LC4 genome:
- a CDS encoding ABC transporter ATP-binding protein yields the protein MANSDPALTLRQVTHVYVNEKGASLAVEDMNLTVQRGEFVSLVGPSGCGKTTVLSMLAGLFLPTRGEVLLNNRQVIQPSTLVGYMLQQDYLFPWRTILDNATLGLELAGKKTRAAVETVADLLAELGLPGAESRYPHELSGGMRQRVALARTLATEPEVLLLDEPFSALDLHIKLQLEDLVQETLRKLGKTALLVTHDLSEAVAMSDRVIVLAANPGRIRCELTIPDSIRQASPMKARQLPEFQPLFDQLWTELDAAEKTLWEGSESHEG from the coding sequence ATGGCGAATAGTGACCCCGCGCTTACGCTGCGGCAAGTGACTCATGTATATGTGAATGAGAAGGGCGCCTCGCTTGCTGTGGAGGATATGAACTTGACCGTTCAGCGCGGCGAGTTCGTCAGTCTGGTCGGGCCGAGCGGTTGTGGAAAAACGACGGTGCTCAGCATGCTGGCCGGTTTATTTTTGCCAACGCGCGGCGAAGTGCTCCTGAACAATCGACAGGTTATACAGCCGTCTACTCTTGTCGGTTATATGCTCCAGCAGGATTATTTGTTTCCATGGCGGACGATTTTGGATAATGCGACGCTGGGGCTGGAACTAGCGGGGAAAAAGACGCGTGCTGCGGTGGAAACCGTAGCCGATTTGCTGGCAGAGCTCGGCTTGCCCGGAGCGGAAAGTCGTTATCCGCATGAGCTGTCGGGCGGTATGAGGCAGCGTGTTGCTCTGGCGCGGACGCTGGCAACTGAGCCGGAGGTATTGCTGCTGGATGAGCCTTTCTCGGCGCTGGATTTGCACATCAAGCTTCAATTGGAGGATTTGGTACAGGAAACGCTGCGAAAGCTTGGCAAGACGGCGCTGCTTGTGACGCATGATTTATCCGAAGCTGTCGCGATGAGTGACCGCGTCATTGTACTGGCGGCAAATCCTGGGAGAATTCGCTGCGAGCTGACTATACCGGATTCCATTCGGCAGGCATCGCCGATGAAAGCCAGGCAGCTGCCGGAGTTTCAGCCGCTGTTCGATCAATTATGGACAGAGCTGGATGCTGCCGAGAAAACCCTCTGGGAAGGGAGCGAGAGCCATGAAGGATGA
- a CDS encoding ABC transporter substrate-binding protein, with translation MRRRWTTLLLVVTLALTAVLTGCGGKSEKTTLKVGEVTRSLFYAPQYVALEKGFFAQEGLNIELTTTAGGDKTMTALLSGVIDVALVGSETSIYVYQQGADDPVINFAQLTQTDGTFLVAREPESSFDWQSLKGKIFLGQRKGGMPQMAGEFTLKKFGIDPQKDLELIQNVDFANISAAFASGTGDFVQLFEPTASIFEKEGRGKVVASFGAESGHLPYTVYMAKQSFTSKNKGALQSFTNAIHRAQLWVAENNAETIADVVLPYFENVDRSILISSIDRYKQQGSFAADPIIDQEEWNNLLDVMTSAGELKARTEHDAIVNTGFAEAAIEAVK, from the coding sequence ATGAGGAGAAGATGGACAACGTTGCTGCTAGTTGTCACGCTGGCGCTGACCGCTGTGCTGACCGGCTGTGGCGGGAAAAGTGAGAAAACAACGCTAAAAGTCGGCGAGGTCACGCGCTCCCTCTTTTATGCGCCGCAATATGTTGCGCTGGAGAAGGGCTTTTTTGCACAGGAAGGGCTGAATATTGAGCTAACGACAACGGCTGGCGGGGACAAGACGATGACGGCGCTCCTGTCAGGCGTGATTGATGTTGCGCTTGTCGGCTCAGAGACGTCGATTTATGTGTATCAGCAGGGTGCGGATGACCCGGTCATCAATTTTGCCCAATTGACGCAGACCGATGGTACGTTTCTCGTCGCTCGGGAGCCTGAGTCTAGCTTTGATTGGCAGTCGTTGAAAGGGAAGATTTTCCTTGGGCAGCGCAAGGGCGGCATGCCGCAGATGGCTGGAGAATTTACGCTGAAAAAATTCGGAATTGACCCGCAGAAGGATTTAGAGCTGATCCAAAATGTCGATTTTGCCAATATTTCGGCAGCATTTGCTTCAGGGACAGGCGATTTTGTACAGCTTTTTGAGCCGACTGCATCTATTTTTGAGAAAGAGGGCCGTGGCAAGGTTGTAGCTTCCTTCGGGGCGGAGAGCGGACATTTGCCGTATACCGTTTATATGGCGAAGCAAAGCTTTACAAGCAAAAACAAGGGTGCGCTGCAATCGTTCACCAATGCGATTCATCGGGCACAATTATGGGTGGCTGAAAATAATGCCGAAACGATTGCGGACGTTGTGCTGCCTTATTTTGAAAATGTAGATCGCAGCATTTTGATTAGCTCGATTGATCGTTATAAGCAGCAAGGCTCTTTTGCGGCTGACCCGATCATTGATCAAGAGGAATGGAACAATTTGCTGGACGTCATGACCTCGGCCGGCGAGCTGAAGGCGCGAACCGAGCATGATGCCATCGTAAACACGGGCTTTGCGGAAGCTGCGATTGAAGCCGTGAAGTAA
- a CDS encoding carboxypeptidase M32, with the protein MTLHNSKALAPFLETVKKMKAYGEALGVLYWDLRTGAPRKGMDMRSEVIGSLSGDMFKLSTSPELGEWLSELEQPETFSGLSEIERKLVTDTREEYDRSVKIPPKLYEEHVVICSQAESKWEEAKAANDYEGFQPYLEKVIDYTQQFIDLWGPKETRYDTLLDQYEPGMTVKELDKVFGGLREQLVPLAAAIAASKHQPDTSFLRQNYDKQAQKAFSLRILQQMGYDFEAGRLDESAHPFATGLNTGDVRITTRYLEDDVTSALFGTIHEGGHALYEQNIMAELDGTTLSTGTSMGIHESQSRFWENVIGRSKPFWQHNFAALQQQFPGQLDVTLEQFYRGNNVVQPSLIRIEADELTYNLHIIIRYEIEKMIFNEGVKAADLPAIWNEKYKEYLGIEPPTNAEGVLQDVHWSGGAFGYFPSYSLGNMYAAQFADTLERELPNFWELVSTGELLPIKEWLSERIYKYGKLRTPSELIQNVTGKPLDPQYLVKYLEKKYSEIYKL; encoded by the coding sequence ATGACCTTACATAACTCGAAGGCGCTAGCTCCATTTCTGGAAACGGTGAAAAAAATGAAAGCCTACGGTGAGGCACTTGGCGTACTTTATTGGGATTTGCGCACTGGCGCTCCGCGTAAAGGCATGGATATGCGCTCGGAGGTCATCGGATCTTTGTCTGGCGACATGTTCAAGCTCTCCACATCGCCTGAATTAGGTGAATGGCTAAGTGAGCTGGAACAGCCAGAAACATTCAGTGGACTAAGCGAAATAGAGCGCAAGCTTGTAACGGATACAAGGGAAGAATACGACCGCAGCGTCAAAATCCCTCCTAAGCTTTATGAAGAGCATGTCGTTATTTGCTCTCAAGCTGAATCCAAGTGGGAAGAAGCGAAGGCGGCGAACGATTACGAGGGCTTCCAGCCATATCTGGAAAAAGTAATCGACTACACGCAGCAGTTTATCGACCTTTGGGGCCCGAAAGAAACCCGCTATGACACGCTGCTTGACCAATATGAGCCAGGCATGACCGTGAAGGAACTGGATAAAGTGTTTGGCGGCTTGCGCGAGCAACTTGTGCCACTTGCAGCAGCCATTGCTGCGTCCAAGCATCAGCCAGATACGTCCTTCCTGCGCCAAAACTATGATAAGCAAGCTCAAAAAGCGTTCAGTCTGCGGATTTTGCAGCAGATGGGCTATGATTTTGAAGCGGGCAGACTTGATGAAAGCGCGCATCCGTTTGCAACGGGGCTCAATACAGGCGATGTGCGAATTACGACTCGTTATTTGGAAGACGATGTGACGAGCGCCTTGTTTGGCACTATTCATGAGGGCGGTCATGCGCTTTATGAGCAAAATATTATGGCTGAGCTGGATGGAACAACGCTGAGCACAGGCACTTCTATGGGCATTCATGAATCGCAATCGCGATTCTGGGAAAATGTTATTGGCCGCAGCAAGCCGTTCTGGCAGCATAATTTTGCTGCATTACAGCAGCAGTTTCCGGGTCAGTTGGATGTAACGCTGGAGCAGTTTTATCGGGGCAATAATGTCGTTCAGCCGTCTCTTATTCGCATCGAAGCCGATGAGCTGACGTACAATCTGCATATTATTATCCGCTATGAAATTGAGAAAATGATATTTAATGAAGGTGTGAAGGCTGCGGATCTTCCAGCCATTTGGAATGAAAAATATAAGGAATATCTCGGTATTGAGCCGCCGACAAATGCAGAAGGCGTTCTGCAGGATGTACACTGGTCCGGCGGGGCATTCGGCTATTTCCCATCGTATTCTCTGGGCAACATGTATGCGGCGCAATTCGCCGATACGCTGGAGCGAGAGCTGCCGAACTTCTGGGAGCTTGTAAGTACAGGGGAGCTGCTGCCGATTAAAGAATGGCTCAGCGAACGCATTTACAAATATGGCAAGCTCAGAACACCTTCTGAGCTGATCCAAAATGTAACCGGCAAGCCGCTGGACCCGCAATATTTGGTGAAATATTTGGAGAAGAAATATAGCGAGATTTATAAGCTGTAA
- a CDS encoding iron-sulfur cluster biosynthesis family protein, which translates to MFITFSPSAVEKLSPYLEDGVHQLKLLHDTEGCGCVVSGVPALQLVKEPSTDDRLAQGHPFSFLYEPRHEVYFEPQLRIGYDTDRGTFSLKSDGQIYSINLRFLTA; encoded by the coding sequence ATGTTTATAACTTTTTCCCCGTCTGCAGTGGAGAAGCTTTCACCCTATTTAGAGGATGGCGTTCACCAGCTTAAGCTGCTGCATGACACCGAAGGCTGCGGCTGCGTCGTTAGCGGCGTCCCTGCCCTTCAGCTTGTAAAGGAACCTAGCACAGATGACCGCTTAGCACAAGGCCACCCCTTCTCCTTTTTGTATGAACCCCGCCATGAAGTTTATTTTGAACCTCAACTACGCATTGGTTACGATACAGATCGTGGAACATTCAGTTTGAAAAGCGACGGACAAATTTATTCAATAAACTTGAGATTTTTGACAGCCTGA
- a CDS encoding carbonic anhydrase has product MNNVNQIMNDNRAFVERKDYEQYITSRFPDRKMVIVTCMDTRLTEMLPKAMNLRNGDAKIIKNAGGIVTQPFGNIMRSVLIAIYELQADEVFVVGHHGCGMTGLNPEVIVQHMTERGVPEQTVETLRHSGLNFMRWLTGFDNVKESVEKSVGIIRNHPLLPPNVPVHGMTIEPETGQLDLIVNGYDRLK; this is encoded by the coding sequence ATGAATAACGTCAATCAAATCATGAACGACAATAGAGCATTTGTCGAACGCAAAGATTATGAGCAGTACATAACGAGCCGTTTTCCCGACCGTAAAATGGTCATCGTCACCTGTATGGATACACGGCTAACCGAAATGCTTCCGAAAGCGATGAACCTGCGCAATGGGGATGCCAAAATCATTAAAAATGCAGGCGGCATCGTCACCCAGCCGTTCGGCAATATTATGAGGAGCGTGTTAATTGCGATCTATGAGCTGCAAGCCGATGAAGTATTTGTCGTGGGGCATCACGGCTGCGGCATGACTGGACTTAATCCCGAGGTCATCGTTCAGCATATGACGGAACGCGGCGTACCTGAGCAGACAGTTGAAACATTGCGGCATTCTGGGCTCAACTTCATGCGCTGGCTGACTGGATTTGACAATGTGAAGGAAAGCGTGGAGAAAAGCGTAGGCATTATTCGCAACCACCCTTTGCTTCCACCTAACGTTCCCGTTCATGGTATGACTATCGAGCCGGAAACAGGCCAACTGGATCTCATTGTTAATGGCTACGACAGGCTAAAATAA
- a CDS encoding DUF309 domain-containing protein, with translation MKYPENYVAYLVEFHATRDFFECHELLEAYWKEHPADEQALIWVGLIQLAVGQYHERRGNLAGAAKMYEQALGKLTVEALDSLGLDGAAAIIELEAALSRSKQLEDAPSPAYKDMNLVVVDAQLQLLCEQECAERGVAQSKWGLPSDRTDEALIHRHTLRDRSDVIAAREEAIAARKKKPSTHNR, from the coding sequence ATGAAATATCCAGAGAATTATGTAGCGTATTTAGTTGAATTTCATGCAACGAGGGATTTTTTTGAATGTCATGAGCTGTTGGAGGCATATTGGAAGGAGCATCCCGCAGATGAACAGGCGCTAATCTGGGTAGGGCTGATACAGCTGGCTGTCGGCCAATATCATGAGCGGCGGGGCAATCTAGCAGGTGCAGCGAAAATGTATGAGCAAGCGCTTGGCAAGCTGACTGTCGAAGCACTGGACAGCCTCGGGCTAGATGGCGCTGCGGCTATAATCGAGCTGGAAGCTGCACTCTCAAGGTCAAAGCAGCTAGAAGATGCTCCTTCGCCTGCTTACAAAGATATGAATCTCGTTGTTGTCGATGCTCAGCTTCAATTGTTATGCGAGCAGGAATGTGCCGAAAGAGGCGTAGCTCAGTCGAAGTGGGGATTGCCGAGTGATAGGACAGATGAAGCGCTTATCCATCGTCATACGTTGCGGGATCGCAGCGATGTCATTGCCGCGAGAGAAGAAGCAATCGCTGCGAGAAAGAAGAAGCCATCCACGCACAATCGTTGA
- a CDS encoding STAS/SEC14 domain-containing protein, protein MTLFVNNVALLHKAFILIDFIRNLYIIVTKGDDSKLSKQNISTTVSGDLIVTHLIGNIKTDDVNEWFHGLEQACQSFISEGRKYKLLVDRKGYTPDHFSVQKAWKDKFFHETILNNSKAIAFILEEGEIMNYLQQSNTKESVKFFDNYEQAFIWLNEYPI, encoded by the coding sequence ATAACTCTTTTCGTAAATAATGTTGCTTTATTGCATAAGGCTTTTATCCTTATTGATTTTATTCGAAATTTATACATAATTGTAACTAAGGGAGATGATTCCAAGTTGAGTAAACAGAATATCAGCACAACCGTTTCAGGAGATTTAATTGTTACCCATCTAATTGGTAACATTAAAACAGATGATGTTAACGAATGGTTTCATGGCCTCGAGCAGGCTTGTCAGTCATTCATTTCCGAGGGTCGGAAATACAAATTGTTGGTGGATAGAAAAGGATACACGCCAGATCACTTTTCTGTTCAAAAAGCATGGAAAGATAAGTTCTTTCATGAAACCATTTTGAATAATAGCAAGGCAATTGCGTTTATCCTCGAAGAAGGGGAAATCATGAATTATTTACAACAATCCAATACAAAAGAATCCGTAAAGTTTTTTGATAATTATGAACAAGCATTTATTTGGCTGAATGAATATCCAATATAA
- a CDS encoding ABC transporter substrate-binding protein — protein MNKHRIMYLILLTALLLAVTACGKGEGQASEPKQTNQSVNQPVEKATRTVTHLKGETIVPAKIDKIVVLSAAYIDHLLTIGEKPVGVNVETRYGGDYLPYLASELAGVQLVGSADSPNLEAIVQLEPDVILIESRTAENTYDQLAKIAPTIVLGTEWLAYDDDTTYWTEDLLKVAELYDKVDLAKEKIAELDEKTKQASEKIQSIENQNLAYLRVREKNLQIYAEKGHPTTMLLYHDLGFSKTSLTPEEQRGELSLEVISDLDADYIVLEVDPNGQDNLNSMKDSPFWNKVSAVQNNEVYETDSFWLFKGWGVIGRGEIIDEVLKMME, from the coding sequence ATGAATAAGCACCGAATAATGTACCTTATACTATTGACTGCATTGCTGCTAGCAGTGACGGCTTGCGGTAAAGGAGAAGGTCAAGCAAGCGAACCCAAACAAACGAATCAATCAGTGAATCAGCCAGTTGAAAAAGCGACTCGCACAGTTACCCATCTGAAGGGTGAGACGATCGTTCCTGCGAAGATCGACAAAATAGTTGTGCTCTCCGCTGCTTATATTGATCATCTGCTGACTATTGGTGAAAAACCAGTTGGTGTGAATGTGGAGACCCGTTATGGAGGAGACTATCTTCCATATTTGGCAAGCGAGCTTGCAGGCGTACAGCTTGTAGGCTCTGCGGATAGTCCCAATTTGGAAGCGATTGTTCAGCTGGAGCCGGATGTCATTCTCATAGAGAGCCGGACTGCGGAAAATACGTATGATCAGCTGGCAAAGATCGCACCGACAATTGTGCTTGGAACGGAGTGGCTGGCGTATGACGATGATACGACCTACTGGACTGAAGATTTATTAAAAGTGGCCGAGCTGTACGACAAAGTGGATTTGGCTAAGGAGAAAATAGCCGAGCTTGATGAAAAGACCAAGCAAGCCAGCGAGAAGATACAGTCTATCGAAAATCAAAATCTTGCCTACTTAAGGGTCAGAGAGAAGAATTTGCAAATATACGCGGAAAAAGGTCATCCTACCACTATGCTGTTGTACCATGATCTCGGCTTTTCAAAAACATCGTTGACGCCAGAAGAGCAGCGCGGCGAGCTGTCTTTAGAAGTGATTTCTGACCTCGACGCTGATTACATCGTGCTTGAAGTTGATCCTAATGGACAGGATAATTTGAATAGCATGAAGGACAGCCCCTTCTGGAATAAGGTTTCCGCGGTGCAAAATAATGAGGTGTATGAAACAGACTCGTTTTGGCTGTTTAAAGGCTGGGGCGTCATTGGCCGTGGAGAAATTATAGATGAAGTATTGAAAATGATGGAGTAA
- a CDS encoding AraC family transcriptional regulator — MHNLANLMRRLIFTSVHCFSFRGQAGDPLTSTLTPRMLHKYAIGYITSGNGLLNISGHATPFKPGDLFFLQPETMVEGYSDSRNPIQYSLILFSCMQLSKSLEGWSIKQPIFPLQGKLALVDDRSSVEDLIQQLRELSRHFREQERPTIHYILSKLLLMMGKSRPEQQQTVGLDQVIAYMNDNYSKDLQISQLAEMAGFSPNHFTKTFKNKMGVTPTEYLLQQRIKKAKQLLVSSIKAKHVAEQVGYKDEHYFSRVFKKAEGVAPTLYIKNKCHRIAALYYGLDDHLITLGYEPVAALSYKNRVSSTDTTSRPIAYSQQSSMLQGDHTNYDKLLRTKPDLILTSDRLERDELLNQIAPTAMLKHSNKYGQTLEQLAGLLGRERQAAAWISRYGERTEKLKKRMKFYLGGQSVYFIRVTQHFYRIYGKSNQTGSLFYDDLGLSLPDRFPAHEWALDIQLNDLPLFNPQHIFLMTDPTNGSKMRLQQLLLSEEWQSLDAVRRHHVYDASDLFFKALGASGRMWAMNYTALKLGIIE, encoded by the coding sequence ATGCACAATCTAGCAAACCTGATGAGAAGACTTATCTTTACTTCGGTTCACTGCTTTTCTTTTCGGGGTCAAGCAGGCGATCCATTAACCTCTACATTAACTCCTAGAATGCTCCATAAGTATGCCATAGGCTATATAACTTCGGGCAACGGTTTGCTGAACATAAGCGGTCATGCCACTCCATTCAAGCCAGGTGATTTATTTTTTCTACAGCCTGAGACGATGGTTGAAGGATATTCTGATTCCAGGAATCCGATTCAGTATTCATTGATTTTGTTTTCCTGTATGCAATTAAGCAAGTCGTTAGAGGGCTGGTCGATTAAGCAGCCTATTTTTCCATTGCAGGGGAAGCTTGCGTTAGTGGACGACCGTTCATCCGTTGAGGATTTAATCCAGCAGTTACGCGAATTAAGTCGGCATTTTCGGGAACAGGAGAGGCCAACGATCCATTATATTTTATCAAAGCTGCTGCTGATGATGGGCAAAAGCAGGCCTGAGCAGCAGCAGACTGTAGGCTTGGATCAGGTGATAGCTTATATGAATGATAATTACTCGAAGGATTTGCAGATTAGCCAATTGGCGGAAATGGCAGGCTTCAGTCCGAATCATTTTACGAAAACGTTTAAAAATAAAATGGGTGTTACTCCTACGGAATATCTTTTGCAACAACGGATTAAAAAAGCAAAGCAACTATTAGTTTCCTCGATAAAAGCGAAGCACGTGGCTGAGCAGGTCGGATACAAGGATGAGCATTATTTCAGCAGAGTTTTCAAAAAAGCCGAAGGCGTTGCTCCTACCTTATATATTAAAAATAAATGCCATCGTATTGCCGCGTTATATTATGGGCTGGATGACCATTTAATTACACTTGGTTATGAGCCGGTTGCTGCACTGTCCTATAAGAATCGGGTTTCCTCGACCGACACCACTTCAAGGCCGATTGCGTACAGCCAGCAAAGCTCTATGCTCCAAGGCGATCACACAAATTACGACAAGCTGCTGAGAACAAAGCCGGACCTGATACTGACAAGTGATCGCTTGGAGCGGGATGAGCTGCTGAATCAGATTGCGCCGACTGCCATGCTAAAGCATTCGAACAAATACGGACAGACGCTGGAGCAGCTTGCGGGCCTATTGGGCAGAGAGCGGCAGGCGGCAGCATGGATAAGCAGGTATGGCGAGAGAACGGAAAAGCTGAAGAAACGAATGAAGTTCTATTTGGGAGGACAGAGCGTTTATTTTATAAGGGTGACTCAGCATTTTTATCGAATATATGGAAAAAGCAATCAAACGGGCAGTCTTTTTTATGATGATCTGGGATTATCGCTTCCCGATCGGTTCCCTGCCCACGAATGGGCGCTCGATATCCAGCTAAATGACCTGCCATTATTTAATCCACAGCATATTTTTCTTATGACTGACCCCACTAATGGCTCGAAAATGCGATTGCAGCAATTGCTGTTATCGGAAGAGTGGCAATCGCTTGATGCGGTACGTCGCCACCATGTTTATGACGCTAGTGATTTATTTTTCAAAGCGCTAGGTGCTTCCGGGAGAATGTGGGCGATGAATTATACGGCATTAAAGCTCGGAATAATAGAATGA
- a CDS encoding tetratricopeptide repeat protein: MATDRDFEQNTYAAVYQLLEWKRYKEALEQTERILRHNPEDTEALALIARIYLLMEDYEKSMYWSGEVLKRDPDHADAWFVRVVIYYDTDDVKAFLEAVHEALRIEPYRAHYYYLLASQMNKMGKFKQAKEYLLQALELNAESPLYLAVLSYTEALLGHFEESEQLDRQAIRAEAEEPGVLLHLAWAAGHRGDYTLQEKYMQSAVRLNPESKQYQDEYLSALQNSHKLYRIFLAPMKVIRRMKVWQIFVSWLVAVIFFKPLLIVFIVLYVLAHWVTKGIVHVRVFGWRRRGS, from the coding sequence TTGGCGACAGACAGAGATTTTGAGCAAAATACGTATGCCGCTGTATATCAATTGCTTGAGTGGAAACGGTATAAGGAGGCTTTAGAGCAAACGGAGCGGATTTTGCGCCATAACCCGGAAGATACAGAGGCATTGGCCCTTATCGCCCGGATTTATTTACTAATGGAAGATTACGAAAAAAGCATGTATTGGTCTGGTGAAGTGTTGAAGCGCGATCCCGATCATGCAGATGCTTGGTTTGTGCGAGTTGTCATCTATTATGATACGGATGATGTGAAGGCCTTTCTTGAAGCGGTACATGAAGCTTTGCGAATTGAACCATACAGAGCTCATTATTATTATTTGCTTGCTAGTCAGATGAACAAAATGGGGAAGTTTAAGCAAGCGAAGGAATATCTGCTGCAAGCGCTCGAACTGAATGCGGAGTCGCCGCTTTATTTGGCTGTGCTGAGCTATACGGAAGCGCTGCTGGGGCATTTTGAGGAATCGGAGCAATTGGATAGGCAGGCGATTCGGGCAGAGGCGGAAGAACCAGGTGTGCTGCTGCATCTCGCTTGGGCGGCAGGCCATCGGGGCGACTATACGCTTCAGGAAAAGTATATGCAAAGCGCCGTGAGACTCAATCCAGAGAGCAAGCAGTATCAGGATGAGTATTTGAGCGCCTTGCAAAACAGCCATAAGCTGTATCGTATCTTTTTAGCACCGATGAAGGTCATAAGGCGCATGAAAGTCTGGCAGATTTTCGTCAGCTGGCTAGTGGCGGTGATCTTTTTCAAACCGCTTCTTATTGTGTTCATTGTACTGTATGTTCTAGCTCATTGGGTGACGAAGGGCATTGTACATGTACGCGTTTTTGGATGGCGGCGCCGTGGTTCTTAA
- a CDS encoding ATP-binding protein, with protein MSDFDDLAAQRRKNLKLIQFNQEDQSLVESEKPAESFDDVGGLEDVKKKIRMNFILPLKQPELFAAYGKSAGGSLLLFGPPGCGKTFLARAVAGEIEANFIHIELQAILSMYTGQSEHNLHDFFEKARQCRPCVIFIDELDAMGGSRNQMRQHHDRMLVNQLLLELDGLQAENENVFVIGATNTPWYLDSALRRPGRFNHLVFVPPPEEAERQTILGLKLAGKPVDSLNLERIAAETKCFSGADLEQVVSDAVESAMERMLETGEVQPISQNDMKAAVKSRKATTLEWFSTAKNYATFSDVNRDYQVVLDYMKKHGIK; from the coding sequence ATGTCTGATTTTGATGATCTTGCAGCGCAAAGGCGCAAAAATTTAAAGCTAATTCAATTTAATCAAGAGGATCAATCGCTTGTCGAGTCAGAAAAGCCAGCGGAATCGTTCGATGATGTAGGCGGACTGGAGGATGTGAAGAAAAAAATTCGAATGAACTTCATTTTGCCGCTGAAGCAGCCGGAATTGTTCGCAGCCTATGGTAAATCTGCGGGAGGAAGCCTGCTGCTGTTCGGGCCTCCAGGGTGTGGTAAAACGTTTCTGGCGCGAGCGGTTGCGGGCGAAATTGAAGCTAATTTTATTCATATAGAGCTGCAGGCGATTCTTTCGATGTATACGGGGCAGAGCGAGCATAACTTGCATGACTTTTTTGAAAAAGCGCGCCAGTGCAGGCCTTGTGTCATTTTCATAGACGAGCTGGATGCAATGGGCGGCAGTCGGAATCAGATGCGTCAGCATCACGACCGCATGTTAGTTAATCAGCTGCTGCTTGAGCTGGACGGTCTGCAAGCAGAGAACGAAAATGTCTTTGTCATTGGAGCAACTAATACGCCATGGTACTTGGATTCCGCGCTCAGACGTCCTGGACGCTTTAACCATCTTGTATTTGTACCGCCGCCAGAGGAGGCGGAGCGCCAAACGATTTTGGGGCTGAAGCTAGCGGGCAAGCCCGTGGATTCACTGAATTTAGAGCGCATTGCTGCCGAGACGAAATGTTTTTCCGGAGCAGATTTGGAGCAGGTCGTTAGCGATGCGGTGGAATCAGCGATGGAGCGCATGCTGGAGACGGGGGAAGTGCAGCCGATTTCCCAAAATGATATGAAGGCTGCGGTGAAATCCCGCAAAGCGACAACGCTGGAGTGGTTTTCCACTGCGAAAAACTATGCAACCTTCAGTGATGTCAACCGTGACTATCAGGTTGTACTGGATTATATGAAGAAGCACGGCATTAAGTAG